The following proteins come from a genomic window of Scylla paramamosain isolate STU-SP2022 chromosome 46, ASM3559412v1, whole genome shotgun sequence:
- the LOC135094592 gene encoding THO complex subunit 3-like: MGSSYLEEMRTYFESHNKQKEYVGHNSKVHTIGWNADGRRLASGSYDKCVTIFVFDGHRETLRKDYTYKGHGDSVDQLCWHPTHSEQLTSASGDKTVRIWDTRTHKCSATINTKGENINITWSPDGQTIAVGNKEDLVSFIDVRSQKIRHEQQFKFEVNELSWNNTNDLFYLTNAQSGQGYIHIYTSYPEMELVHSIHAHPGNCICIKFEPQGRYFATGSADALVSIWDVQELYCKRTLPRLEWPVRTLSFSSDGQLLASGSEDQAIDVAHVETGEQVAHISVAYPTFTLAWHPKHFLLAYACDDKDDRDRDRDAGTVKLWGLGDRP; the protein is encoded by the exons ATGGGGTCGTCTTACCTGGAGGAGATGCGGACATACTTTGAGAGCCACAACAAGCAGAAGGAGTACGTAGGTCACAACTCCAAAGTTCACACCATTGGCTGGAATGCTGATGGCCGCCGCCTTGCTTCGGGGTCTTATGACAAGTGTGTTACCATCTTTGTGTTTGATGGACACCGCGAGACTCTG CGCAAGGACTACACCTACAAAGGGCATGGTGACAGCGTAGACCAGTTGTGTTGGCACCCCACGCACTCGGAGCAGCTCACCTCTGCCAGCGGGGACAAGACGGTCAGGATTTGGGACACCCGCACCCACAAGTGTTCCGCGACCATCAATACAAAAG GGGAGAACATCAACATCACATGGTCTCCGGACGGCCAGACCATTGCTGTGGGGAACAAGGAGGACCTGGTGTCGTTCATTGACGTCCGCAGCCAGAAGATTCGTCACGAACAGCAGTTTAAGTTCGAGGTCAACGAGCTGTCGTGGAACAACACCAACGACCTGTTCTACCTCACCAATGCGCAGAGTGGTCAAGGCTACATccatatatatacgag ttaTCCTGAAATGGAGCTGGTTCACTCAATCCACGCTCACCCAGGGAACTGTATTTGCATCAAGTTTGAGCCACAAGGACGCTACTTTGCCACAGGGTCAGCTGATGCCCTGGTCTCCATTTGGGATGTTCAGGAATTGTATTGTAAACGTACATTgcccag gctGGAGTGGCCAGTTAGAACCCTGAGTTTCTCCAGTGACGGGCAGCTGCTGGCGTCAGGTAGTGAGGACCAGGCTATTGATGTGGCTCACGTAGAGACAGGGGAGCAGGTGGCCCACATCAGCGTGGCCTACCCGACCTTCACGCTGGCCTGG CACCCTAAACACTTCCTGCTGGCCTACGCGTGTGATGACAAGGATGACCGTGACAGGGACCGAGATGCTGGCACGGTCAAGCTATGGGGGCTGGGAGACAggccctaa